The Stigmatella ashevillena genomic sequence TCACCGCCTCCGTGCTGGGCATCCGCACGGTGGACGTGGGCAGCCCCATGCTCTCCATGCACTCCATCCGCGAGATGGCCGCGGCCTCGGATGTGGCGGAGATGATCCGCGTGCTCACGCGCTTCTTTTCCTGAGCGAGTCCCGACAATCGAGACAGACCTCGGAGGTCAGATCCCGGAGGGCGCCGAAATGCACGCCGCGGGTTGACGTGGCGATCTCGTCACGTCCACAATGTGTGCGGTTCCAGACAATCCATCCAGGAGTTCGGCGTGAGAGCAGGAGTACTGACTGCAAGTCTGCTGGCGGTGTTGTGCCTTGCTGGCGGGTGTTCTTCCAGCAAGTGCGAGTCTGTTTGCAAAGACGCCAATGAGTGTGAAGTGAGTGAGCGGGCCGCAGACGTCGAGTGCACCCCTTACTGCGAAGACGTCGAGGCCTTTCAGCAGCGTGCGGTCGCGGCGGGACAAGCCGACTGCAACGCGCTTTTCGAGGCCCATCTGGATTGCTGGGAGCAGAACACCGCTCAGATCTGCAGCAAGGAGTTCACGGGGTGCACTGAGGCGGCGACGGCTTGGAGAACCTGCGTGGGGGCTTACTGCAAGACCGACGCGGCCAAGACCGACCCGAACTGCGCCGCGGGCAATACCCGGTTGCTGCCGTTCTAGACCCACGCTCCTTCCCATCCACGTTTCCGCCTTCACTCCGTAGGGAAAAAGTTCAGATGCCATCCAACCCCAGAAAGACAGTTCTGGCCCTGGCCGTGCTCGTGTCCGGCTCCGCAGGAATCGCCTCCGCTCAGGAGGCCGCCCCTCCCGCCCCTCCCGCTCCTCCGGCGGTGGCCGCCCCTCCGGCGGCTCCTCCTGCCCCCGCCGAAGTGCCCATCGAGCCGCCGCCTCCTCCCGATGCGTCGTCGTCCGCGCCTGGCCCGGCGCCCGTGGCCCTTCCGCCGCCGCCCACGCCCGCCGCACCGCCGGCCCGTCCCGCGAGGCCTCAGGCCCAGAAGCCCGCCGCGGAGCCTCCTCCCGAGGAGTACGTGGAGGAGATCGTCGTCACCGGCTCGCGCATTCCGCGCAAGGAGCTGACCACGGCGGCCCCCGTCACGGTGCTCGACAAGGCGCAGATCGAAGCCACGGGCCGCACCTCCATCGCGGAGATCCTCCAGAACCTCCCGGAGCAGTCGAACGCCATCAACACGCAGTACAACAACGGTGGTGACGGCTCCTCGCGCGTCAACCTCCGCGGCATCGGCGCCTCCCGCACCCTGGTGCTCCTCAACGGGCGCCGTCACGTGGCGGGTGGTACCGGCGCGAACTCCTCGGTGGACTTGAACGCCATCCCCACGGTGGCCATCCAGCGCATCGAGGTCCTCAAAGACGGCGGCTCGGCGGTCTATGGCTCGGACGCCATCGGCGGCGTGGTGAACATCATCACCCGTCAGGACTACTCCGGCACCGAACTGCGGGCCTTCACCGGTGTGTCGGGCAAGGGCGATGGTCTGCTCTATGACTTGAGCCTCACCACCGGCCAGAGCACCGAGCGTGGCAACATCCTCTTCTCCGCAGGTTACTACACGCAGAAGGATGTGTTCGCCGGGGACCGCAGCTACAGCAAGTACGACTCGGCGTACAACTTCAACTCGCGGCGCATCACCACCTCGGGCAGCACGACGACGCCCGAGGGCGCCATCATCGAGGACTCCCGTGACACGGGCGCTGGCAACGCGGCCTGGGAGAGCCTGATCGGAAGCGGGTCGGGCGCGTACTACCGGGGCGCGGATGGGTGGCGTGACTTCGACACCACGGGCGTCACGGACGCGGGCGGAGACCTGTTCAACTACCAGCCCGACAACTACCTGGTGACGCCGGCGCAGCGTGCCCACGTGTACGCCAACGGCGGCCTGCGGCTGGGCGCGCAGACCCGCGCCTTTTTCGAGGCTACCTACGTCAACCGCCAGTCGAATCAGCAGCTCGCTGCCGAGCCGCTCAACACGGTGGGCGAGGGCGTCGTCGTCTCCGCGGACAACGTCTACAACCCGTTCAACCGCAACTTCAATGACGTGCGTCGGCGTCTGAACGAGTTCGGCACCCGCGACTACGAGCAGGACATCAACACGTTCCGCGTCGTCACCGGCCTGCAGGGCAAGTTGCCCGAGGGGCTGGGCCTCTTCGAGGGCTGGGGCTGGGAGGCGTCCTTCAACCACGGCCGCACCACGGGCGTGGAACTCAAGCAGGGCAACCTGCGGCTGAGCCGACTGCAGTCCGCGGTGGGCCCGAGTTTCATTGATCCTGCGTCGGGCGCCGCGGTGTGCGGCACCCCGGACGCGCCCATCGACGGGTGCGTGCCGCTCAACCTGTTTGGCGGTCCTGGCACCATCACCCGGGAGATGCGCGACTACCTGAGCTACCGGGGCACCCGGCGCGGCAACACCCAGCAGACGGTGGTGTCGGCGAACCTCGGGGGAGAGCTGTTCCGGCTGTTCCCCTCGGCGCGCGCCACGGGGCTCGCGCTGGGCTACGAGCACCGCCGCGAGTCCGGCTCCAACATTCCGGATCCGCTGACGAACTCGGGCGACACCACGGGCAACAAGATCGCCGCCACCGAGGGCAGCTACTACGTGAACGAGGGGTACCTGGAGCTCTCGATTCCCATCCTCGGCGGGACGAATTCCGAGACGGGGGACATCTACGACATCTGGGAGGTCACCGGCGCGGCGCGGGCCTTCAACTTCAACACGTTCGGCTCGGGCGCGACCTACAAGGTGGGTACCCGCGTGAGCCCGATTCCGGACATCACGCTGCGCTCCACGTACTCCACGGCCTTCCGCGCGCCGGCGGTGAACGAGCTCTACCTGGGCAGCACCGACAGCTTCGATGACGTGACGGATCCCTGCTCGGGGCGTACGCCGGGCTCGGACATCGACGCGCGCTGCACGGCGGCGGGCGTGCCGGCGGACTTCGAGGATGCCCGTGCCCAGCAGCGGGCCATCGTGGGCGGCAACAAGGACCTGCAGCCCGAGAAGGCGAAGATCTTCACGGTGGGCGCGGTCTTCCAGCCCCGCTGGGTGAAGGACGTCTCGGCGACGGTGGACTACTACCTGGTTGACGTGGACGAGGCGATCCAGTCGGTGGGCACCAGCGTCATCCTGAACAACTGCTACACGAACGGCACGTACTGCGACCGCATTGTCCGTCTGCCGGGCGGCCTCATCGACAACATCTCGAACCCCCTGTCCAACGTGGGTGGCAACACCACCTCGGGCATCGACATCTCCCTGCGCTACCAGCCGCAGACGCCGTATGGCCGCTTCGGGTTCGGCATCGATGCGACTTGGCTGGCGAAGTTCGAGCAGGAGTTCTCGGATGGCCAGGTCATCGATGGGAAGAACAACTACGATCTGGAGCTCGTGCTGCCGGATTGGAAGGCCAACGTTGGGGTGAACTGGGCCATGGATCCGATCTCCGCGGGCGTCAACGTCCGCTGGCTCAACGGCTACAAGGAGTGCCAGGCCAACTCGTGCAGCGTGGACGAGGATGCGCCCACGCCCCTGTCCCGCAACGTGTCCTCCTATTACACGGTGGATCTCAACGCCGCGTACACGTGGATGACGGGCGTGGGCAACACCACGGCGCAGGTGGGCGTGAACAACGTCCTCAACCGCGCGCCGGTTCGCCTGTACGCCGGCTTCCTCGCGGACTCCGACGCGTCGACGTACGACTACATGGGCCGGTACTTCTACGCCCGCCTGTCGCACGAGTTCTACTGAGCCTGAAACAGCTCGAAGGACCTTCGGGGGCCGTCACGCATGCCGTGGCGGCCCCTGTTGTTTTAGGGGGGGAGCGGCCGGCCTGGCAGGGCCTTGAGCCCTGCCGGATCCAACCTGTTGGATATGCTTGGCGAGAGCCAATCCAGCCGTTAAATGAAGCGGCCCCCATGCATAAAACGCACCTCGTCGGCGCCCGCACCCACAATCTCCAGTCGCTCTCGGTGGACTTCTCCGAGGGAGAGCTCGTCTGCATCACCGGTGTCTCCGGCGCGGGCAAGTCCAGCCTGGCTCTGGACACCTTGTACGCCGAGGGCCAGCGGCGCTTCGTCGAGAGCTTCAGCCCGTATGCCCGCCAGTTCCTCGAGCGGCTGGAGCGGCCTCCCATGGAACTGCTGGAGCCCGTGGCCGCGGGGGTGGCGGTGGACCGGCGGGCGCCCGTGAAGAGCTCCCGCTCCACGGTGGCCACCCTGGCCGACGTGGAGGCGTACCTCTCGGCCCTCTTCACCCGCGAGGCCATGCCGGTGTGTCCGGACTGCGGCCTGGAGGCGGTGCGGACGGATGCGCGGAGTGCGGCCTCGGCGCTCATCGCGGCGAACCCGGATGCCCAGGTGCTGCTCACCTGGCCCCTGCGCATCGCAGGCACCGCCGAGTTCCTGGAGGTGCGCGCCCGGTTGCTCAAGGACGGTTATCACCGGCTCGTCGTGCAGGGCGAGGTGCGGGAGCTGGAGACGCTGCGGCCCAGCGAGGCCACGGACTCGGCGGGCATTGCCCAGGTGGTGGTGGACCGCGTGAAGCTGTCGGGCGCGCAGCTCTCGCGTGTCACCCAGGCACTGGAGGATGCGTGGGCCCGGA encodes the following:
- a CDS encoding TonB-dependent receptor plug domain-containing protein; amino-acid sequence: MPSNPRKTVLALAVLVSGSAGIASAQEAAPPAPPAPPAVAAPPAAPPAPAEVPIEPPPPPDASSSAPGPAPVALPPPPTPAAPPARPARPQAQKPAAEPPPEEYVEEIVVTGSRIPRKELTTAAPVTVLDKAQIEATGRTSIAEILQNLPEQSNAINTQYNNGGDGSSRVNLRGIGASRTLVLLNGRRHVAGGTGANSSVDLNAIPTVAIQRIEVLKDGGSAVYGSDAIGGVVNIITRQDYSGTELRAFTGVSGKGDGLLYDLSLTTGQSTERGNILFSAGYYTQKDVFAGDRSYSKYDSAYNFNSRRITTSGSTTTPEGAIIEDSRDTGAGNAAWESLIGSGSGAYYRGADGWRDFDTTGVTDAGGDLFNYQPDNYLVTPAQRAHVYANGGLRLGAQTRAFFEATYVNRQSNQQLAAEPLNTVGEGVVVSADNVYNPFNRNFNDVRRRLNEFGTRDYEQDINTFRVVTGLQGKLPEGLGLFEGWGWEASFNHGRTTGVELKQGNLRLSRLQSAVGPSFIDPASGAAVCGTPDAPIDGCVPLNLFGGPGTITREMRDYLSYRGTRRGNTQQTVVSANLGGELFRLFPSARATGLALGYEHRRESGSNIPDPLTNSGDTTGNKIAATEGSYYVNEGYLELSIPILGGTNSETGDIYDIWEVTGAARAFNFNTFGSGATYKVGTRVSPIPDITLRSTYSTAFRAPAVNELYLGSTDSFDDVTDPCSGRTPGSDIDARCTAAGVPADFEDARAQQRAIVGGNKDLQPEKAKIFTVGAVFQPRWVKDVSATVDYYLVDVDEAIQSVGTSVILNNCYTNGTYCDRIVRLPGGLIDNISNPLSNVGGNTTSGIDISLRYQPQTPYGRFGFGIDATWLAKFEQEFSDGQVIDGKNNYDLELVLPDWKANVGVNWAMDPISAGVNVRWLNGYKECQANSCSVDEDAPTPLSRNVSSYYTVDLNAAYTWMTGVGNTTAQVGVNNVLNRAPVRLYAGFLADSDASTYDYMGRYFYARLSHEFY